The genomic DNA ACGTCGGTAGAGGGCATTACTTGTCCTTCACTTACAGATAAAGACGGCATTCATTTATTATCTCCGTATTCTCAGTAATTCATTACATTTTCTTGGTCAACAACTGCTCAGAACAAGTATTTGCaattaattgatgatatttCATATACTTTAATACCAATATGTTGATAAGTTAATATCAGTCGACAAATAGGTGGGAACTcagattaaaaagtatttacataagtgtaataatttaaaataaaactagcaTCTGCCTGTAGGTTTGCTCACTATCCAAATTAATCAGTATgaatatttatcttaatttaatCTATTATGTGTCATGTTAGCATACAGTAAGTGTCTATTTCAAATTATTAGAGTTTATCAAAGGTTTATCATTATTGTATCATAAACCTTAGGTACAATGTATATAGATACCTCAAAAGGTAATTATCTGCTCTATTCAGAGACGTGCGCCTGCGCAAATTATGAATGATGACGAATCATAAGATGTGTCATAATGGTGCAAAGATCAAACAACATTGATCCAGATGCCCTCaattaacaattataattagtaaaaaaactTCGAACTTGACATTATGTGAACTATACAACACGCGCCGTCTGGGTGACAGATacacctaattaaaaaaataaataagcgaCCCCCGTGATCGTCGGTTATCTTAATAATTAAGAAGCTAAATAGACCTTGCTTTGCTAGacgctttttttatattataggccAGATTTCATATTGTGTTCATATAATTACCTTTACATTatgcaattaaaatatattgaaataactatCTACCTAAGTAAATGTCTcctttacattataatattataaaaattttataaaaatcttcctGCTTTACTTATCACATGTCATGACATTTGGCACGAGCGATTGGtagttaattaagtttttatttatctacaaaataccTAGCCGCTTAACTGGCGCATCTTTTGATGTGTCATTTCATCACCTAGTAGTAGTGATAGGTATCCCAAGTGTTATTATTTGACCTCTATAAATGAATTTTGGTATCTACTACAATTTTGTtactatacaaataattataaccatttatacatatttaaccCTAATTTCTGATCGCTTGAGGActtcctaaaatattttttttttattgaaatctttgtatttttaaagttataaaattatgttgctATCAATAGTTTGACAGTAAAACCTATACAGTTGGTTTCCTCATTATCACTATTGCAATTTAGACATTATTGATCATAgaattaaagttcaaaatgaaaTTGTCTTACCTGATGTACATATACAGCGGCGCTGAATGCGTTGGGAAACTTGTCAGGGTACAACTGCATGTTGGTCTTAAGCACGTCAGCTGGGTTGGTAACTAGCGACGCAGCGATCCCGGCTACTATACCACTGCTGAAGTGGACGGCACTGGCTGCGGTAGGCGACTGCATCCATTCTGCAAAGATAGAGAGACATTTCGGTCAATTATATTTGAAGTATGAGTAcaaagatttttgtaaataaagtaatcAAACAGATAGTACTTCGCATTGTTATTTCAGcttcatttatataatttaaagtaGTTAAGTttgtaaatcaatattttaataaattattgaaacacTTATACTTTGCAATATAtatctacatttataataaCCAAAAGCCAGTACTTATGCTTATTACtatctaataaataacaaatgtagGGTTAAATTTTAATACCCAAGTAGGctctaatgtttatttaattttacagttATCTATATTTAACACTAAGTTCCATTGACGCGTTGGATGTCACATACGTaacaatgtttataaaacaatgCGACAACGCCTTCGTCTTGTAGCcttattttagttagttatattgacgtacttacttattttaataataaaatatggtgTGATATACTAcgtcaatacatacatattcatgTAGGTATTTACATGACAACGTGCCTACATAACGATtaacaagtacctacctattaaaaaaatatgttccaaGTGATATTGATCGAATAATTTTCAATCTATTTATCTATCTACCTAGAATACTTTATAAGTAAATAGGAAGTGGATggtgtttacaaaaaaaaaaacaattagtcATTATGTTTTTGTCAAATCAACTTTTGAAAAATGCGGACACTGCGATAGTGATGTACTATGTAAGGTTGACGTCAATTACGTATTCCAAATTCGTATCAAAGGAGATTAGATTTGAAAAAATTTAATGCCAAAGACcgacaaacaaaaacacatttgcTGACACGTTCCACTACAAAAcacgataataattatttatcacagATTAATGTGTTATCATGGAATTAATCGCGACGTGTTTTCAATGACTATTCCAGAAAAACAAGGCGCCAGTTATACTACTATCCTACTTTAAAAGAATATGTgtataaatgaatgaattatttttagcaaAGTTTCagatttgtatttttctttaatatctaAGCATGGCTTCTTTAATATGTAGTAATATTCTAATAATGATAATGGatatagaaaataaacaaataagaataataattacaaatctaacagaaaatgtagataataatatcACAGTTTACATAAACGTGATGTGAACACGTTCTAAAGTTTGTAATCAATAAGAAAGTAAATATTAGTTACAAAGtacatattaaataactaatgtTAATGTAATGCAGTCCAAAGACTAGGTACCTATAACGACAATGtttaaaattacgcaataaCTACACACGGACAGATAAATCGATAGAAACATCAGTTTACTCATTCCAAGAAGGATCGTGCGACCTTTTTATCAATAGGTACTTAACACTTTATCAACGTATTTAGAATAGTTATTAACCCACTATTTTTTGTCTCTAACGCTTTGATAACGAGCTTCCATACCGCTTCacgaatttataaatatatttatgaaataaagaaCCAATTTTACTGCTTTTTAAAAGGCAGCAAAGTTGGTCCTTTTGTCAGCAAAGGACCAAATAGAATATCTTACCTTTAGGTACACTTTGCTTGGTTTGCGAATAAAACATGAGGTACAGGCCAGAGAAAGGTGCATCTCTGGCGAGGGTTGGGCCCAGGCCACAGGAAAGGCCCCGGATGCCTTCCGCTTTGTAAATGGCCTTCAGAGCACCACCCAAGCTGTTGTATTTGTACACCCCAGATTCATATCTGAGgaaaaaatacgaaataatattatttagatgttacttaattactaattaatagTTCTTAGTCGATAGAGACAGTTGAGTTACATCATATacttatgtttgtatattttaacattttgcGGACCTAAGGTGAATAGTCTACTGAATCAGCATAAAGAGACAACAGCGCAGTAACCACGACTGCGCCGTAACCTCGCATTACCATAGCTATTGTCACAGTCACAGTTGACCTGACCACGCGTGCTATAACGTGTAGCATTTAATCAGGTACCTACTCAATCGAAGACAACGAACGGATAATTATTCAGACGCTGCTTACTGATTAAAAAGTGCTCAATAATGAAGGTGGGCTCACAAATATCTTTGATATGACGACACAGACCAACCTTTCGATTGTAATCGGTAATTATCCGCGTCATGGAACAAACCTATTCAAAGGTAATTGGAACATTTTTCgctttacatttttaatgataatgtAGCGTGGCATGGATACTGATAAACTACTCGTTCGCTTTTATTGCCAGTATCCATagcgattatattattattttgtttcattgttgCTTCTTATCAGCTTTTAAGTTAAGaaattaatgtcttttttttatCTCAGCGTCTAAGTACTTGGGCCTGAGGTAAAGAGGTCGTTTAATACAGTGTCAAGATAAACTCACCTAGTTTTGATCACAGTAATAGGTATCAAAGTCACGCCACTCATGGTTCTTGCAACGACCCCCAACATGATTGCTTCCAAAGCGCCCAAGTCGCCCTTCGTTTTGCCCATCTTGGCTTTCAACCAGTGCAGAGAGGAGAAGTAGATTCCCACGCCGGGAACGCAGCGAGCTATGGAAGGAACCATGCCCCTCCATAGTCCCACAATTTGTTCCTGACGAATGATGTTCGTGAAGATCGTCATCATCCCGGGTTGGATTCGGCTActgtgaaacaaaaaaataaatattataatggcATCTTAAATATGTAAAACAAGATTACCAAAGGAGTACCACAGGGAACACCTTAGGGCCAATGCAATGTATATAGAACATTTTATGGCATCTTAAAGTACCAGTTTATCACTGAAAGTCAGACTTATGCGCAGTTTTTAACTGATAATCTTTATGGTTGACTGAAAGTGAAGAGTAAACAAAACCATTTGTTTATCATCGATTTATTGCTAACTAAGACCAACATGTCGTATGTTTCAATATCGCCGTTCTGCACGCGCCTGGGTCGCAACAATGCGCCCCTAGTAATAGTCATTTAAGAGAAATAAGATAACAAGAGACTTCACTAATTAAAATCTGAATCATTTCAAATATTGCTtgtttaattatgaataataataaattataaacaagcagataaattattttaaactgacGTTAATATTTGTGAATATTGAACACGGAAAATGATAATAGGTCATTAGCAGTTTAGGGAAGCGTGTAATATCGCAAACAGACGATCAGCAGACACTCCCAATGTCAATGTTAAGGATATAGCCCGCGTTAGTAATAATTACTCGATAATTATCTCATATTGTAGGCAGAGGCGCGCCAGAGTagcatttacaaaacaaattaatataagctTAATCAGTCGTTGGCTCGTACCTACCTACACTTTGTTTCGTAGCAACAAGATAATTTTGTTCAAATACTGTCTGTTGTAATCTAGTTAATTGTCAAGTTGTTTTTCTATTCGTCagtgattattatttgttgctATATGACAGTCTTTTACTTGTTGTTAAGCGGGGAGGTACCTAAATGTTAATACATACAAAGTTTACAAAGATCTACACAACGAAGATGTGACTTACTTGACAGTCGCCGCAACAACATGTTGAGATGGGTTCTGTAGACGAGTCTTCACCAAGTCAAGCGGCTGGAACAGTACAGCGCTGAAGGTACCGGAGAAGGAACCGGCGAGGAACGCCTTGAACACCGGGTGGTACTGTGAACATAAACATTATCTCTATTAACATTATAGCTTCGAACAGTCAGAAGAAAACGATAAACTTTGATCCTCCCACGAGTCTTGGATGAGTTAACTTCGTGATAAAATGAGACTTTAACAGAGTTTTAAAACTTACGTTTGCCACAATATCCATTCTGAGTTACAGTCAAATCCTTTTTGGTTGACTAGAAAATATCCTTTGTCAGGTGATATCTTTAGAATATACTCCAAACTTGTAGTATTCAAAGTGATATAGCCAATGACAGAGATAACTTTTGAGTCGATAGAATTTCAGGTAAAAACCTAAATCGTATCCGAGTAGTCTGAGTAGTAGATAGGGTTGATACGGTACATCAGAACAATGGTCATTTTTTGCAACACCTCGCTCGAAAAATGCATGTATGCTTGTGCCACTGCGAATTTTAAAAGAGACAGAGCCAACGCTTGAGTTGCGTTCACAGAGAGTTTGTAGCACTTTCAAGTCCACTTTCAGAGACACTTGATTAACTTAATTAGGAGAAAGAAAATCACGGTCGACGAACTTAGCCATGAGGAATATTAAAactgaacaaaattaaaacagtaaCGATATAAACAACAACTAAATTTCGCGGACTGAGGTAAACGAAGCTTAATGATGCGTTGAACGTGCACACTGGTAGGTAGACGTACGGACACTGAACGAATATACTGCGGGGCGATAATAAGCGATCATTTATATGAGTCGTTATCAGCGGCAGACGAGGGACGTAGGCATCGCGGGTGAGCGAGGTGGAAGGTCGCGATCGACACCCCACATGATAATAAGTATCCGTGCCTACTGACTAGGGGGTAATGAGAAGCTGCGATAGTGTAGGGTCGCCAACTATAAGCAGGATACTGTAATTTTCGACATAGTTAAGtcagtcaaaaatatttatatcttgaATTTACTGGATATTGTCACAAACGTTAATATGGTAACACATTACATAAAACTATTCCATATTGCCATGGTGGGCCTATACACCTATAAAAGTTTTaagcaaaacaaataaatgaagaaAAACCGAAAACTCACGGAGACAAAATCGCCGAAAGTAGCGTTCAAATTGTTAACCATCACAAAACACACTACAATGTAACAGTAACGCACATAAACAGAAATAACTGCGAACACATGGACGCCGGCCCatttatatacattttgtaGGTATGAACTAATAAAAAGAGGCGTGCAATAATTATCAAAGTGACATTACTATAGATAATTATCTTGAGTACGTATTTATAGCTCGTGCGTACATACATGAAAAACAAGTAACTACGTAACAttcgtatattatttatttatgataactTCAAGTTAATGTGGGGTCTTATAACTTCTGGTATGAATTGCGGTTATCAGAACAGAAGTCGACTCTAAGGACCACaactgataatgaaataaaaaaaatctatttttttaaggggaaagtCATGTTATCTTTTCGTGTGAAAAATTTACTAAGTTTTTCACACGGTTTTGTCCAAATCACATTGCATGTTTTACTTCTCAATTTCGAATggtgataataaattaaatatgatcacttcatacaataatttatgattattCTAATACTAACTATTTACAGATCAAAACGTATTTCAGCATTATTACGcacaagaaattaaaaaagaaaataggaaCTAGGTTTTGAATGTGTAACAACATTGTCATTAGAGTTGAATGGACCTAGAATTTAAATACATTAGTGTAATGTAAGTCAAGCGAATCCAGAATTAGTTCAAAGGTGGGCAATATGCAATTCAGTGCAACAAATGCATCAAGCTTGTTTAAATCTAGTTAGTGACTGGTGTTCCTCAAGGAAGTATTTTAGGTCCGGCATACATTTTGTactttggtttgtttgtttctttaatcaagtacttacattaatttcatttctattttacattaccttgctaataataattatttatttcagaaaaattatgtgtttgtaatgattattattatattagtagaataattatatttcatctTGTGATAAGCTTTTTATGAAGGTTCTTTTCCAGAAAGATAAACATAATTTTGCCTTGTGAAGTGACTAATTCAAGTTACATTATGTCGTGTTTTAGTGACCGATACCACAGtgtataaattgaataaatacctaacattttaatttgttttatgttgaataCATACAATAGGTATAACTACAAGTTGTGTTTGACAACAGTAATATAATGGTTTAAATGTCAGGTAATGCACAATAGGTATTTTGGTTATAAGCCagttaatgtgtttattaaaaaaatctattataataaaaaaaaatattaagcacttaaataatattaaaacacaacATCCCTGTATCTTGCAGACAATTAAGCTCTTGTTTAAATATGGGCTGATAGTGAAATCATCCAAATGGTCTAAACAAATAAAGACGGGAGATCAAGGGTCAGGCGCATGACACTCCGTCCATTGTTCTTATCAGATTGGGAGCCAATATAGGCCTTTACAGTAAGATACTACCACAagtattaattcaattattattattaggtacataaatttttttttctcagcTAACCATTACtacttttctatatttattcaatttctgACTTTCCTACTCAGAGTaatttgttttcagaacaaaattgttactaaggaataatttaagtgatCATTAGATGTCTCTAAGTATAGCAGCTAGTCAATTTTATAGTGGAAGGCCGTCAATGAATAGAGAGTGTAATTGTTAACCATGTTTaacatattaatgttttttgttatctataattattatgttgaccAGTCGATAAGAACTTATGTTATTAAATTTCCATAATGTTTGTCCATCATATGTAATGAAAGAGCATAGTGTATGTTTATGGAATATTAAGTTTATGAATAAGTAGGTGTTCAGTTGTTCACTATTGACAACATATTTAATAGAATAAACTTATGTAATAggtaagatattatattattactatttccGTAGATGACATATACCAAAACTATTACGATATTGAGTTAAATACTACAAAGATTTGCTGGTTTCGAATATGGTATAACTCAATACCTCAACAAATTGCTTATATCTATAACCTTTGTACTATTGACATAATCAATACTTActattagatattatttcaGACAGTAATTAGCTCAAAAATAACCCAAGATTAAAGATTAATTCCATGTTCATTACAATATAGATATGTCAATTAATCACGATTATAGTCTGGACTTTCTTCATTAGTTTTAGTGAATAGATAATACAATCAAACTGTCTCGGCTCAAAGTAGTGAATGGAATTATGACTAACTACTTAggtagtttataattataattagagcTTAGAGAATTCTCATACcagataaacataattatttaagaaCCTAAACCTTTAAGAGCCCTTGATGTATTTCAATAATTGGGTATTCTCTCTATCTGTGATGAAAAAAATCCTATCGGTTTCATACATTTGTACTTCTGGCCAAGTTTCTTTATAATCGGCTTAATTACTGCAAAACAGtcatattatataaacaaattaaagaaaaataatctacTTGGTCCTGATAAGGTCATAGAGGACGCATTATCGAAGAGACAAACAACTCGGCAGGGGGCCACTTACGTCCTTATCACTCGAGTTCTTCAGGTCAGGCGCAGTGTCGATCGCCCATCCATTAGAAAACGTCGATGACGATTGcgacatatttatttaccaattataattaaagtattaCGCCGTAACCTCACAAACATTTTAACGTGTTTTGGCGCTTAGATAAAAGCTTGTGCAACGCTAGTACAATTGTTTGCTAATAATTTTAAGGTGACTAATCATTATTAATAACATAGATTATCAACtgataacattaattttaaggtAAAGACAAGATCTAGAAATCTTTTATCATGTTTACAGCACTCGGAATAAATCTAGTCTGTTCTCTATTTGAAATTTGAAGAAAAGTCAGAAACAGCTGTTTATATCTATATTTCAGCCAATGGTAATGATTGTAGCTCGTTTTCAGACGTATGCCAATATGCCTTTTCGGCATAAATTGTAACAGAAAACTGACTCAGCAAAGTGACATTTTGGCATTTTGATCAAAATGAAATATCGtcatgaattttaatatttcgttcAAAAATAAggatatgatttttttattttctttatttaactatgaaaaatatgtaaatcaaAACATGAACTTTGCAATTGTAATAATTCATTCAATATAAGAAAAGAAGAATATAAACCTAGTAATTTTGTTACCTAGTTAGAGTAATGTTGTTACCGAACCGACCGAAAATGATGGCTTGCAATTAAGTACGCTGAGGATTTTAGATAGGTACCCTAGACTTAGACAAAAGGTTTGTTATGAATGATATTGAAAGGATAAGCTAGGAGTGCGCACGCTTGGGCAAGTCGCAGA from Spodoptera frugiperda isolate SF20-4 chromosome 26, AGI-APGP_CSIRO_Sfru_2.0, whole genome shotgun sequence includes the following:
- the LOC118264052 gene encoding mitochondrial glycine transporter A isoform X1, which codes for MSQSSSTFSNGWAIDTAPDLKNSSDKDYHPVFKAFLAGSFSGTFSAVLFQPLDLVKTRLQNPSQHVVAATVNSRIQPGMMTIFTNIIRQEQIVGLWRGMVPSIARCVPGVGIYFSSLHWLKAKMGKTKGDLGALEAIMLGVVARTMSGVTLIPITVIKTRYESGVYKYNSLGGALKAIYKAEGIRGLSCGLGPTLARDAPFSGLYLMFYSQTKQSVPKEWMQSPTAASAVHFSSGIVAGIAASLVTNPADVLKTNMQLYPDKFPNAFSAAVYVHQTYGVKGYFKGAVPRMLRRTLMAAMAWTVFEEVTRTIGLK
- the LOC118264052 gene encoding mitochondrial glycine transporter isoform X3, with amino-acid sequence MDIVANYHPVFKAFLAGSFSGTFSAVLFQPLDLVKTRLQNPSQHVVAATVNSRIQPGMMTIFTNIIRQEQIVGLWRGMVPSIARCVPGVGIYFSSLHWLKAKMGKTKGDLGALEAIMLGVVARTMSGVTLIPITVIKTRYESGVYKYNSLGGALKAIYKAEGIRGLSCGLGPTLARDAPFSGLYLMFYSQTKQSVPKEWMQSPTAASAVHFSSGIVAGIAASLVTNPADVLKTNMQLYPDKFPNAFSAAVYVHQTYGVKGYFKGAVPRMLRRTLMAAMAWTVFEEVTRTIGLK
- the LOC118264052 gene encoding mitochondrial glycine transporter A isoform X2, which translates into the protein MVNNLNATFGDFVSYHPVFKAFLAGSFSGTFSAVLFQPLDLVKTRLQNPSQHVVAATVNSRIQPGMMTIFTNIIRQEQIVGLWRGMVPSIARCVPGVGIYFSSLHWLKAKMGKTKGDLGALEAIMLGVVARTMSGVTLIPITVIKTRYESGVYKYNSLGGALKAIYKAEGIRGLSCGLGPTLARDAPFSGLYLMFYSQTKQSVPKEWMQSPTAASAVHFSSGIVAGIAASLVTNPADVLKTNMQLYPDKFPNAFSAAVYVHQTYGVKGYFKGAVPRMLRRTLMAAMAWTVFEEVTRTIGLK